A region from the Metopolophium dirhodum isolate CAU chromosome 9, ASM1992520v1, whole genome shotgun sequence genome encodes:
- the LOC132951754 gene encoding uncharacterized protein LOC132951754 produces the protein MPRVYISDPRGKQYRKRNESDLNAAATEVKNGISLRKAAENHSVHYSTLQRWVKANGKRRTIGGQTVLDADMENMIVERLVKCAEWGYPMDTMDLRMIVKHICDKKGIVIKRFKDNMPGHEFALSFLKRHAKSITPRICQNIKRARAAVSPEQIDNYFNNLEVSIEGVPSSNIINYDETNLSDDPGRIRRYTFI, from the coding sequence atgccCAGAGTATATATTTCTGATCCCAGAGGGAAACAGtatagaaaaagaaatgaaAGTGATTTAAATGCTGCTgctactgaagttaaaaatggAATTTCTCTAAGGAAAGCTGCTGAAAACCATAGTGTACATTACTCAACACTCCAAAGATGGGTTAAAGCTAACGGAAAAAGGAGAACAATTGGAGGTCAAACAGTTTTAGATGCAGACATGGAAAATATGATTGTTGAAAGATTAGTGAAATGTGCTGAATGGGGCTATCCCATGGACACTATGGACCTACGAATGATAGTAAAACATATTTGTGATAAAAAAGGTATAGTTATAAAACGGTTTAAAGACAATATGCCTGGTCATGAGTTTGCActgtcatttttaaaaagacATGCAAAGAGCATTACTCCCAGGATTTGTCAAAACATAAAAAGGGCAAGGGCTGCTGTTTCGCCAgaacaaattgataattattttaataatttagaagtATCAATTGAAGGTGTAccatcatcaaatattattaattatgatgaaACTAATTTATCTGATGATCCTGGCAGAATTAGGAGATacacttttatataa